Proteins co-encoded in one Nicotiana sylvestris chromosome 7, ASM39365v2, whole genome shotgun sequence genomic window:
- the LOC104222370 gene encoding protein JASON, which translates to MLWSRLPSEEELNYPKNRDIVGVFRALVVAAMGCLFGCFRIKDGSLSPAPCSDPKSHLVSQSTSTKEPVVSRNRSPLSSLFISEEKGEDNDLHQTEMDKQETGTPKSELDAKELRDQAKFLKACGTLPETPAELRKGLVKRKDLSTSTGDVEPLKFKSWLSDMAVQELNLNLPPEDPITPSKSNGLEKHYGSLARSPSSCMMDGHSSQNLSKSSIHGSGSSNTPASIEVNANQTHKYTASEITPTFAPSAQYMNKSVRFDCESDLSAVSCKSSSSTLDSQNSKQPGNSYALKNSPYPTPLKLSDEMQTPGTVFPAYLDNIANGKTARIRSQFVYPVLNPVYGASQLKELSDEDSYSILDSNSILLSSNMTESGDCPNEASFSSEQGMSGLKEATADKDFKVEASLSSWLKPSSINQDEGKQHNGSVYGDNVHYGRTPGDRPILGLVAAHWKDDENSHISPKKWWDGNGIPNSTNKYKEDQKVSWHATPFEERLEKALSQETSISQRKQFSGTTPITFNETEESDTAHSQVH; encoded by the exons ATGTTATGGTCAAGGTTACCTTCCGAAGAAGAACTTAATTATCCGAAAAATCGCGATATCGTTGGAGTGTTTAGGGCACTGGTTGTCGCCGCCATGGGATGTTTATTCGGTTGTTTTCGTATCAAGGATGGTTCTCTTTCTCCTGCTCCTTGCTCCGATCCTAAATCTCACCTCGTCTCCCAGTCTACATCTACTAAG GAACCTGTCGTGTCTCGCAACAGGAGTCCATTATCTTCACTATTTATTTCTGAAG AAAAAGGCGAGGATAATGATTTGCACCAAACAGAAATGGATAAGCAAGAAACAGGAACACCTAAGTCTGAGTTGGATGCGAAAGAGCTCAGGGATCAG GCCAAGTTTCTTAAAGCTTGTGGAACCTTACCTGAGACTCCTGCTGAACTTCGAAAAGGCTTGGTGAAACGCAAAGATCTATCAACTTCAACAGGAGATGTTGAACCTTTAAAATTCAAGTCTTGGCTCTCTGATATGGCTGTTCAAGAGCTCAACCTGAATTTGCCACCTGAGGACCCTATTACACCTAGTAAAAGCAATGGACTGGAAAAACATTATGGTTCCTTGGCACGTTCACCAAGCAG CTGCATGATGGATGGACACAGTAGTCAAAATTTGTCGAAAAGCTCTATTCATGGTAGTGGGTCTTCTAACACTCCGGCATCCATTGAGGTTAATGCTAATCAGACTCATAAATACACAGCTTCAGAAATTACACCAACATTTGCTCCCAGTGCCCAATACATGAACAAATCTGTTCGTTTTGACTGTGAGTCCGATCTATCTGCAGTATCATGCAAAAGTTCTTCATCGACACTTGACAGTCAAAACTCAAAGCAGCCAGGCAATTCCTATGCATTGAAGAATTCTCCCTATCCAACCCCCCTAAAACTAAGTGATGAAATGCAAACACCTGGAACTGTTTTTCCAGCATATTTAGACAATATTGCAAATGGAAAAACTGCACGGATCAGGTCTCAGTTTGTTTATCCAGTGTTAAACCCTGTTTATGGCGCATCACAGTTGAAGGAATTGTCAGATGAAGATTCCTACTCCATTCTAGACTCTAATTCCATATTATTGTCTAGTAACATGACAGAATCTGGTGACTGTCCAAATGAAGCAAGCTTTTCGTCAGAACAAGGAATGTCTGGATTAAAAGAAGCTACAGCTGATAAAGATTTCAAGGTAGAAGCAAGCTTGTCTTCGTGGCTGAAAccatcttcaatcaatcaagatGAGGGTAAGCAGCATAATGGTTCAGTTTATGGTGACAATGTTCATTATGGCAGAACTCCTGGAGATAGGCCTATTCTTGGGTTAGTTGCTGCTCACTGGAAAGATGATGAAAATTCTCATATATCTCCCAAAAAATGGTGGGATGGAAACGGGATTCCTAATTCAACAAACAAGTATAAGGAG GATCAGAAAGTAAGTTGGCATGCAACGCCATTTGAAGAGAGACTGGAGAAGGCATTATCACAAGAAACTTCCATTTCACAAAG GAAGCAATTCAGTGGGACAACACCGATTACCTTTAATGAAACTGAGGAATCAGATACTGCTCACTCGCAAGTGCACTAA